A window of the Desulfobacula toluolica Tol2 genome harbors these coding sequences:
- the pglX gene encoding BREX-1 system adenine-specific DNA-methyltransferase PglX, translating into MNTSKLKQFAQNARRQLIDMVATKLSIVLDTNSAARREREKAVKDLEKKISRTSRDQVIEKVAYIWFNRFCALRFMDANRYTAMGVVSPARGFSQPEILMEAKQGNIDDGLRIDQEKVFGLLNETIPSPEPQQEAYRMLLVAVCNDYNSIMPFLFEKIADFTELLMPDDLLSDSSILTATREALSEEACADVEVIGWLYQFYISEKKDEVFAGLKKNKKVTPEDIPAATQLFTPNWIVRYLVENSLGRLWILNHPDSRLVDKMEYYIKPEQEETDFLVIKSPEEIKICDPACGSGHMLVYAFEILYAIYEEQGYDAPQIPQLILENNLYGIEIDERAGELAAFALFMKAREKYRRFFKKNVQPNICVLENVSFKEHEVKSYMDAVAPDLFTMDLSTLLYQFEEADNFGSLIRPELTNIPDVLSLLDEKKVSDDIFLQSIHQRVLKVLKQADYLSPKYHVVVANPPYMGKGMNSRLGRWVKDNYPNSRADLCAMFIERNIDMSLGKGLVSMITMHSWMFLTSFEKFRKNVITHYPLLTMAHIGARGFDSIGGEVVSTTAFVIKKSNLIDYNGSYLRLIEGRNELEKKNIFKKNANSGELLFNKSIKAFYKIPGQQLAYWASENILNGFSLPKLGDIFHVKSGLTSGDKKRFVRDWFECQIGHINFTAQNGKFNGLKWFPHNDGGTVRKWYGNRKSVINWADDGEEIKNFSGSTVRSPIHYFKSGVTWSDISTSFFAARYLPSGSVFENTGSIVVASGREAKIVVGLLCSHVAKQYMDLMNPTLHYGVGEVAKLPFKKTKQDIEFIIARCIKLSKFDWDSYETSWDFKCLPLICGEKESIKFSIPNYPLSTKIEKSYIKLRSLWQDITVEIQKLEEENNRILLQEYELQNELSSNVPISEISLTCNPYYRYGENKSDKALEKQLLSDTIKEFISYSVGCMFGRYSLDREGLVLANQGETIENYLAKIPEPKFIPDDDNVIPIMDVDWFTDDIAERFKKFLKVTFGEEHYTENLEFIEKAIGKDIRKFFLKDFYTYHVKMYKKRPIYWMFSSPKGSFNALIYMHRYRPDTVSIILNDYLREFRTKLAARKDNLENISISTSASQGEKTKALKEIEKIKKVLDEVNEYERDILYPLATKQIEIDLDDGVKVNYPKFGKALKKIAGLS; encoded by the coding sequence TTGAACACATCAAAGCTGAAACAATTTGCACAGAATGCGCGAAGACAATTGATAGACATGGTTGCAACAAAGCTGTCCATCGTGCTGGATACCAATAGTGCGGCCAGAAGAGAACGGGAAAAAGCCGTAAAAGATCTTGAAAAAAAAATCTCCCGGACATCCCGCGACCAGGTAATAGAAAAAGTGGCCTACATCTGGTTCAACCGGTTTTGCGCATTAAGGTTCATGGATGCAAACAGATATACCGCCATGGGTGTGGTATCACCTGCCCGGGGGTTCTCCCAGCCGGAAATCTTGATGGAAGCCAAGCAGGGCAATATTGATGACGGGTTGAGAATTGATCAAGAAAAAGTGTTTGGCCTGCTCAATGAAACCATTCCAAGCCCGGAGCCACAGCAGGAAGCATACCGGATGCTGCTGGTCGCAGTCTGTAACGATTACAACAGCATTATGCCGTTCCTGTTTGAAAAGATTGCAGACTTTACAGAACTGTTGATGCCCGATGATTTGTTGTCAGACAGTTCAATCTTGACCGCTACCCGTGAAGCCCTGTCCGAAGAGGCCTGTGCTGATGTTGAAGTGATTGGCTGGCTGTACCAGTTTTATATCTCGGAAAAAAAGGATGAGGTGTTTGCCGGGCTTAAAAAAAATAAAAAAGTGACACCGGAAGATATTCCTGCAGCCACACAGCTTTTCACACCCAACTGGATTGTCCGGTATTTGGTGGAAAATTCTCTTGGACGCTTGTGGATTTTGAATCATCCAGACTCCAGGCTTGTTGATAAAATGGAATATTATATTAAGCCGGAGCAGGAAGAAACAGATTTTCTTGTGATCAAATCTCCGGAAGAGATAAAAATATGCGATCCTGCCTGCGGTTCCGGTCACATGCTGGTGTATGCGTTTGAAATTCTTTATGCCATTTATGAAGAACAAGGATATGATGCCCCTCAAATTCCACAGCTCATTCTTGAAAATAATCTATACGGTATTGAGATTGATGAACGGGCAGGAGAGCTTGCAGCCTTTGCATTGTTTATGAAAGCAAGAGAAAAGTATCGTCGTTTCTTTAAAAAGAATGTGCAGCCAAATATTTGTGTCCTTGAAAATGTGTCTTTTAAAGAGCATGAGGTTAAAAGTTATATGGATGCAGTTGCCCCTGATCTTTTTACCATGGATCTTTCAACTTTACTGTATCAGTTTGAGGAAGCGGATAATTTTGGTTCATTGATTCGTCCTGAATTAACAAATATCCCTGATGTATTGAGTCTTTTAGACGAGAAAAAAGTATCTGATGATATTTTTCTTCAGAGTATTCATCAGAGGGTTTTGAAAGTTTTAAAACAGGCAGACTATCTTAGCCCTAAATATCATGTTGTTGTTGCTAATCCGCCGTATATGGGCAAAGGAATGAATAGTCGGTTAGGACGTTGGGTTAAGGATAATTACCCAAACAGTAGGGCAGATTTATGTGCGATGTTTATCGAACGTAATATAGATATGAGCCTTGGGAAAGGCTTGGTTTCCATGATAACCATGCACAGTTGGATGTTTTTAACTTCATTTGAAAAATTTCGTAAAAATGTAATTACTCATTATCCACTATTAACAATGGCGCATATTGGAGCAAGAGGTTTTGACAGTATTGGCGGTGAAGTAGTTTCAACAACGGCCTTTGTTATAAAAAAATCAAATTTGATCGATTATAATGGTTCATATTTAAGGCTCATTGAAGGTCGCAATGAACTTGAAAAAAAAAATATTTTTAAGAAGAACGCTAATAGCGGTGAATTACTATTCAATAAATCAATTAAAGCTTTTTATAAAATCCCTGGGCAACAATTGGCTTATTGGGCTAGTGAGAATATTCTAAATGGATTTAGTTTGCCCAAGCTGGGAGATATTTTTCATGTAAAAAGTGGTTTGACCTCGGGAGATAAGAAACGATTCGTAAGAGACTGGTTTGAATGCCAAATTGGGCACATAAATTTTACAGCGCAAAATGGAAAATTTAACGGACTAAAGTGGTTCCCTCACAATGATGGAGGAACAGTAAGAAAATGGTATGGTAATAGAAAAAGTGTTATTAACTGGGCTGATGATGGAGAAGAAATTAAAAATTTCTCAGGATCTACTGTAAGAAGTCCAATCCATTACTTTAAATCAGGTGTTACATGGAGTGATATAAGTACATCTTTTTTTGCGGCACGGTATCTTCCATCAGGCTCTGTGTTTGAAAATACAGGATCAATTGTCGTTGCAAGCGGTAGAGAGGCAAAAATTGTTGTTGGGTTACTTTGTTCTCATGTGGCCAAACAATATATGGATTTAATGAATCCGACCTTACATTATGGTGTCGGTGAAGTAGCAAAATTACCATTTAAAAAAACAAAGCAAGATATTGAATTTATCATAGCAAGATGTATTAAACTATCAAAATTTGATTGGGATTCTTATGAAACATCTTGGGATTTTAAATGTTTACCTTTGATTTGTGGAGAAAAAGAGTCAATAAAATTTTCTATTCCAAATTATCCTTTATCAACTAAAATAGAAAAATCTTACATAAAATTAAGATCTTTGTGGCAAGATATAACAGTGGAAATTCAAAAACTTGAAGAAGAGAATAATCGAATTCTACTTCAAGAGTATGAATTGCAGAATGAGTTGTCATCAAATGTGCCAATATCGGAGATTTCTTTAACCTGTAATCCATATTATCGTTATGGTGAAAATAAAAGCGATAAGGCTCTTGAAAAACAGCTCTTATCAGACACCATTAAAGAGTTTATTTCATATTCTGTAGGTTGCATGTTTGGCCGTTATTCATTGGATCGAGAAGGATTGGTATTAGCAAACCAAGGAGAAACGATAGAAAACTACCTTGCAAAAATACCCGAACCAAAATTTATCCCAGACGATGACAACGTAATCCCAATCATGGACGTTGACTGGTTCACAGATGACATAGCCGAACGATTCAAAAAATTTTTAAAAGTAACATTCGGAGAAGAACACTACACGGAAAACCTTGAGTTTATTGAAAAAGCCATTGGCAAGGATATCAGAAAATTCTTTCTCAAAGATTTTTACACCTATCATGTGAAAATGTACAAAAAACGCCCCATATACTGGATGTTTTCATCGCCAAAGGGCAGCTTCAATGCCCTGATCTACATGCACCGATACAGGCCGGATACGGTTTCCATAATCCTCAATGATTACCTCAGGGAGTTTAGAACCAAGCTGGCTGCCAGAAAAGACAACCTTGAAAATATCAGTATCAGCACATCTGCTTCTCAAGGAGAAAAAACAAAGGCCTTAAAAGAGATCGAAAAAATCAAAAAGGTGCTGGATGAGGTGAATGAATATGAACGGGATATCCTCTATCCCCTGGCGACAAAACAGATAGAAATTGACCTTGATGATGGAGTAAAGGTAAACTACCCAAAGTTTGGTAAAGCGCTTAAAAAAATTGCAGGGTTGAGTTGA